Below is a genomic region from Lonsdalea populi.
CTCTGTTATTGTCGGTTTTTGGCGGTACGGGATCATCACCACCAGGGTTCAAAGGGTGGCATTTTAATACGCGTTTCAGCGCCAACCAACAGCCTTTTAACATGCCGAATCTGCGTATTGCCTCAATGCCATATTGGGAACACGTCGGGTGGAAACGACAGTGCGG
It encodes:
- the yidD gene encoding membrane protein insertion efficiency factor YidD: MASALSIGSRLLIGLIRGYQRFISPLLGPHCRFHPTCSQYGIEAIRRFGMLKGCWLALKRVLKCHPLNPGGDDPVPPKTDNNREH